The sequence GATTCGTGAGAGCCCTGTCCCTCCCTTATCCGAACTGAATGAAAACAGACGCGTATTCCAGTTATCGGAATACGCGTCTGTTTGCGTTTGCTTACGTTCGGTCGAAAAACCGCTGCTGTGCGACTGCTGCCACAAATTCCTCGCCGAAGTCCGGATTATTGTCAGCAAACACGACGCCAGCCATATTGTTCTGCGCCGATTTCCGGATGAATGCCCGGCCAGTGGACGCAACCCCGATCGGTTTGTAGTGCTTGTAAGCGACGTTAATGTATTCGTTCATGTCGTAATTGAACTTATCTGCATTTTTCGGAGTTCCCCCAACGATATAGAGAGAGTCCATCAAATACGGGCTTGTCGTCAGGAACGTTTCATCCACTTTCAGTTTGGTGCCGTCACTGCCGGTCACTGTACCGAGGGTTTCACTGATGATTACGACGAATACACCATACTTCTCCAATACATCCAGAGTTTTTTTGACCGCCTCCGTATCGAATCCGTTCGTGATCAGCACCCCGACCTTTTGGGAATATGCGTATTTCGGTGTGCTGGCCTGGCTGAGGGATGGATACTTGGTGGATACCGGCACATGGCTGCCGCTCGGACGGTTGACACCAATATTGTCTGCAACGATGTTGGCCATCTCCTTATCGACCTTGACGAGGATATCGACGTTCTGCTGACGGACCGACTCACTTTGGACACAGCCGAGCTGAAAGCTGAGTGCCTCGATCATGTGCTGTTTTTCGACAGGAGTAAGGCTGTTCCAGAAGATCCGCGGCTGTGTGAAGAAATCATCGAACGACTTGCTCCGGGCGCGTATGACGTGCCCTTCGACTTTCTTCGGGTACGAGGCGTATCCTCCCTCTTCCGGCGGTACGGTATACGGTGTATTATCCGAGATGGAGTTTTTATGGTAGTTTGTCTGATCGACATCGATCCGGTACCGCATGAAGCCCTTCCTCGTATTATTGGTGAACGGACAGAGGGGGCGGTTGATCGGCAAGTCTTGGAAGTTCGCACTGCCGAGCCGGTGATACTGCGCACTTTGATAGGCCATCAGCCGTCCCTGCAGCACAGGATCGTTCGAGAAGTCGATGCCGGGCACGACGTTCGCCGGGTTGAATGCCACTTGTTCAAGCTCGGCGAATTCATTGTCGACGTTCCGGTTCAATGTCATTTTTCCGATCAGCTGAACTGGGATGAGTTCTTCCGGCCAAAATTTGGACGGGTCCAAGATGTCAAAATCGAACTTGAACTCATCCTCCTGGGACAGGAGCTGCACGCCAAGTTCATATTCTGCGTATGCCCCCCGGTCGATCGCTTCCCGCAGATCACGGCGGTGGTAATCGGGATCGATGCCGCCAATCTTCTGTGCTTCGTCCTGTAAGAGAGAATGCGTGCCGAGGATCGGCTTCCAGACGAACCGTACAAAGGTGGCGACCCCTTGTTCGTTCACGAGCAGATAGGTGTTGATCGACCAGGATTCCATCATACGGTAACTTCTAAGGATTCCGCGGTCGGACATGACCCAAAGCGTCATATGAAGGGCTTCCTGATTGTTTGCTACGTAATCCCAGAAATTATCATGGGCGCCTGCAGCTGTCGGCATGCCGGTCCTCGGTTCCGGCTGGTAGGCATGCAGGGCATCGGGGAATTTCATGGCATCCTGGTTAATGAGCACCGGCATGTCAATTGTCGTCAGGTCGTAGTTGCCCTCTTCCGTATAGAATTTCACTCCTTTGCAGCGCAGATCACGGGCAGTATCCTTCGATCCGCGGGGCCCCTGAACAGTCGAGAACCGGACGAATACCGGTGTCTTCTTCCCCTCTTCCTGCAGGAATCCGGCTTTCGTGTACTGCTTCATGGATTTGTAACACTCGAACTCTCCATGTGCGCCGTATCCCCTCGCATGCACTTTCCGCTCTGGGATCGGCTCCTTGACAAAATGCGTCATCTTCTCGAAAAACTCATAGTCCTGCCGCAGCGTCGGACCGCGGACACCGGCTTTCAACTGATCTTCGTCATTCGACCGTTTCAGTGATTGGTTCGTCGTCAGGGGATTTCCTGTATTTTGGATGCGGAACTCCTCAAGCTGTTCGAGCTTGCGATTCGTGACCGACTTGTCATGTTCGTCGGAAAATCGATTATCCATACATGCGCACCTTTCTCAGCGAGATTTTCAACCATTTACAGTGTATGTGAAGAGGCCGTCGAAGATTACGTCCGGGCTTTTCCACAAGAAGATATATTGAACTATTTTGAACATACTGTTATAGTAGGTTGCAACTCTCAGTAAATGACTGGAAAATCGTTAAAGGGGACTCGGGAATGAACCGCACATATTTGAAACACGAATTTCTGCTGACGGCTGCGGGCAGACGGACCATCCCGTTCCTTCTGTTCATCGGCACACTTCTGCTGATCTACTGTTTCCTGCTCGTCCCGAATCGGGAGACGCCTGAGACGCTCGATATCGATGAGACCAAACTGTACTTGACGAAACTGGAAGTCGAGCAGGAGCAGCGACTGAAGAACGGCAATACGGGGATCATCCTCATGACCGGGCAGCCCGTATTCGCCATGAATGCATACTACCACGGGCTGTTCTCCGCATTCCTGAATGCCTATGAAGACCGGAACTTCCTCCGGTATCTCCATCTGCGCACCGCCTATCTGGAGTCCGACCCTTCCGTCTACATACAGGATGACCGTCTTTTCAGCAATTCACCATTTCCCGGCAAGGATCGGGAACATCTGTACCATCAGACAATGCTGCGCTACGAAGACTACCTTTCCAATAAGTGTACGGTTACGGAAGGGCTGCTGTTCGAGAAGACAGGTCTCCAGTCGCTGCAGCGCTTTCTCCAGACATACGGCTTTGCCTTCATGCTCTTCTGCGCTGTGTATTTCAGCAGCGATATCGTTTCCCGGGACCGGCTCCACCGTTCTGTATTACAAGGTCTTCCCGTGTCCTGGTACCGGCAGCTGAACCTGAAATCGCTGTCCGCCTTCCTGTATACACTGCTTGTCATCTTCGCTGTGCTGGCTGTCGGTGTTCTCCTGCTGGCTCTCCAATTCGGCTTCGGGCCTGCCGATCTCAATGTGCCCATCATGACAGCCCAGCAGACGTTCACCATCGAGGACTACGGCGTGATGGGCATCTTGAAGTTCATAGGGATTTCATTACTGGCCGTCCCCCTGCTCGTCTATCTCATCATCCGTCTGAATACGGTGCTCGGACTCCTGCTGAAGAACGAATGGCTCGTCCTCCTCTTCGGAACGGCTGTCATTTTTGCGGAGCGGCTGTATGACGGCCGGACGACGCGGGAACTTGCCGGTATTGACATCAGCTATTTCCCGCAGATCTACTTCGATTTCGGCAAGATTATTACAGGTGAGAAGAATTACCTGCTGAATACGGAGACGATCACCGTCGCGAAGGGATTCATCGTCCTGCTGGCTGCTGTGCTGGCAGTGGAACTCCTCCTGTTCGCCGTATCGCGGATCATCACGAAGCGGCGCCTCTACCAAGCGCGCTGACAAACCCCGGGAAGGAATGAGTCTGTCCATGAAACGGACCTATCTGTTATTCGAACTGAACATGCTTGCACATAACCGGAAAAACTGGCTGCTCGGTCTGGCACTGGTCCTCTTCTTCCCGATCTATTTCGGTCACTACAGCCAGCAGCAGATCGAAACCGTACAAGATCAGAAGAATGAAGAAGCCGGACTGTTCGAAACGATCTTCAAAGCATTTCCGGAAGAGCTGAGGGAGTCGGAAGAGGGGCAGATGATCTACGACAACCTGACGGAACAGGCATCCCTCATCAACATGCAGCGTTTCTACTTATGGGATGAAGAGGAGAACAGCAAGTCTTACATCGAAGACGGACTGCGGCTTACCGAACTGCGCCTGCAGCTTTACGATGCCGGCAACAAAGGCATGCCTGAGGAATTGATCATGACGGAAGAAGAGATCCGTCAAGAAACGGCCCTGCTGACCTATCAGCAGCAGCATGACGTGCCGATTATCGCAGATCCACTGGCAGCAAGTGCTTTCATACCGGCTGCTCTGGATCGGATCAGCGGTGCGCCATTCGGCTTGTTCGTCCTGCTGATCGGCAGCAGCATGATGCTCCATGACCGGGCGAACCGCTCCGTCATGGAGGGGCTGCCGGTTTCATCGACCCGGCGGATGCTTACGAAACTGGGCGTCCATCTGGCGCTTATTACGCTGTTCTTGGCCGCCGGTATCGGTGCCGGCGCGCTGTATGCCGGACTGAAGACAGGATGGGGGGACTTCTTATCACCTCTGCTGCTCTATGACGGCGGAGAGTTCCGGGCGGTCTCGTCCGTCTCCTATATTGTGCTCCAGTCCCTATCGTTCCTGCTCATCAGCCTGCTGCTGCTTGCGGCGTTCGCCCTGCTGCAGGAATTCACGGAAAACACCTATGCAGCCGTTCTGATCATTCTCTTTTTCATCCTGCTGCCCTCTATCCTGTCGACGGCAGGTCTGCAGGCCGGCTGGCTCCGGCCGCTCGTCATGCTGGACAGTGCTTCCGTGATGAACGGCATCGCAGCCGAACGGTATGCAAGCGGGCAGCTGGATATCCGGCATGCATTCTTCTGGTATGCGGGCCTGACCGCCATCCTTCTCGGCACAGCCGCCATCGTCAACCGGCTTCGCTACAGACAGCCGGCCCGGGCATACCGGACAGCCAGGAAACACTAAGGAGGGACAGTCATGCTGAAACTGACGAACATATCGATCGCCTATCCGGGCAAGGTGGTCCTGGATCGGATCGATTTCACAGCCGGAAAAGGAGAGATCATCGGTGTTGCTGCACCGAACGGCACCGGGAAGACGACGCTGTTCAATATCATTGCAAACTATACGAAGCCGGACTCCGGCCAAGTGCTGTTTGACGGAAAGCATTCCTACCGCAGCGAACGGGAAGAGGTTGCGATCCATCGGCAGTTGACAACATTCCCGGAACAGGGGGACCTTTTTGAAGAATTGACAGGCACCGCTCACCTGAAATTATACGCCTCGATGTGGCAGCACTCGTCCAAGCAAGTCCCGGCCATCATCGAACGTCTCCAGATGGGCCACTATGTGAAGAAGAAAGTGAAAACCTATTCACTCGGCATGCGGCAGCGGCTCTGTTTTGCCATGATGATGGCCGCCGACACGCCTGTCATGCTGATGGATGAGGTGATGAACGGGCTCGATATCGCTAACGTCGCCCTCATTTCCGATTGTCTGATGCAGATGAAGGAGGAAGGGAAACTGATCTTTGTCGCCTCCCATCTGCTCGAAAACCTCGACTTATACGCCGACCGTGTCATCTTCCTGAAGGACGGGGTGATCGTCCACGAACAGAAGCTGACAGGCGAGCGGGACCTTTTCCTGAAGGCCGAGATGGCGCCAGATCAATATAATCTTCTGGCAGAGTCATTGGCCCTACCGCAGGATCATCTCTATATCGCCCGTCACCTGCTCTGCATTCCGCTGAACGGACTGTCCATGCCTGATCAGGTGCAATGGATCGAAAAGCTTCTTACGCAGGGCACAGCCAAACTGACGATCGGACCGCTCGGAACGGTGGAATACTATGAAAACTACTATGCGTAACGTGCTGCTCGTCCTGCTGATCTCGCTCTCCGCAGGCTGCCAGACAAAGTCCGTTCCGTCTTCCGAGTCCGTTGTCCGCTACGCAGAGAATCAGGAAATCACCGGCAAGGAGAAACAGGAGCTGATCGGCTCTGTTCATCCAGGTCTGTTTACGGAAGTCGACCGCGCCAACAGCGAAGCCCGTGAAACCGCTGTCCCTGTTGTCCCGAAGACCGGTGAAACCATCACACTGCCCCCTGGCCGGTATATGATTGCCGGAAATCCTACCGGGAATATCTATGTATTGGATAAAGACGGCAAGCAAATACTCCGGGAAATTGTCGGCGATTATGCCGGTGCTCATACGCTCACTGTTTCGGTGGATGAATCGATGACCGTGCGCGCAGATGGCGGATATGATTCGGTTTCAGTTTTTCCTGCTGAGACGGAACCCAGGAACACCCTGTCTGCAGGTGTATGGAAAGTGGGAACGGATATCGACCCGGGAGTATATACGATTTCAACTGATGAACTCTATGGGTACTTGCAGATTCTTGAGAGAGGAAAAGACCCCATTCTTTACGAACTGATCGGCGGCACGTCAGGGAAGACCGAAAGCCGTGTGGAGCTCAGGGAAGGGCAGTGGCTCCGTGTCACTAAAACGTCTACCGTGGTGTTCAATCCTGCAGATTAGGGATTCAGCTTCATCAGATCCACCGGAAACCGCGACTCTCCTATGAGATTGCGGTCTTTTTACTGCCGGCCGTCTGTTTCTTATGTAAAAATAATATTTCATATTTTCTGTCTTTTCGTTACCTTTACAAAATAGGTATGTCCTGCCTCTAGTTGCCAAGTGATTTGGGGATCGCCTGACAACTGCGGGGTATATCAACGAAAACAAAAGGGGATGAGTTTGTGACAGTGGGACTGAAAGAATCCGGAGTCCGCGTGACAGAGGAACTGCCGCGCACGACGGATGGGAAACTGGACTATGAACGGACCATCGAGACACCGGAGTTCAAGCGGCTCGTCAGGAAGAAGAACCGCTTCATCACACCTTATACGGCTGCATTTTTCGTAATTTACCTGATGCTTCCGATCCTGACCAGTTACACAAACATACTGGAAACGCGTGCAGTTGGCTGGATGACGTGGACATGGGTCTACGCCTTCAGGTTATTTGCCATGGTATGGGTGTTCACGCAGATTTATGTAAAGAAAGCACGGGATTTTGATAAGGACGTTGACCAGATTATCGAAAAACACGTTCAGGAATAAAGGGGGATTCGCTGATGAGTATGATATCCATTATAATCTTTTTCGCTGTGATTCTATTGACGTTGTACATCACCTACTGGGCTGCAAAACAGACGCAGACGGCCAGTGACTTCTATACGGCAGGCGGCTCCCTGTCCGGCTGGCAGAACGGCATGGCGATCGCCGGAGATTACCTGTCCGCCGCATCATTCCTCGGGATTGCCGGCGCCATCTCGCTGAACGGATTCGACGGCTTCTATTACAGTGTCGGATTTCTGACCGCTTATCTGGTCGTGCTGTTCCTGATTGCAGAACCGCTCCGGAATTTAGGAAAGTATACGATGGCCGACATGATCGGCTCCCGCTTCGGCGCAAAGAAAGTGCGCGGAGCGGCGGCGCTCAATACGATTACAATCGTGCTGTTCTATATGCTTGCGCAGCTCGTCGGTGCAGGCGCGCTCATCAAACTGCTGTTCGGCATCGACTATTGGATGTCAGTGATGATTGTCGGCGTCATGATGCTCGTCTATGTGCTGTTCGGCGGCATGACTGCAACAAGCTGGGTGCAGATTGTCAAGGCGATCCTGCTGATGATCGGAACCATCGTCATTTCGTTCCTGGTCCTAATGAAGTTCAATTTCAATTTCGTCGGCATGTTCGATATTATGCGGACAGCGACGGACCACGGGGAATCATTCCTCCATTCGGGGGTCGTCTACAAAGATCCGATCGGTCTGATTTCCGTACTGCTGGCCCTGGTGCTAGGAACAGCAGGCCTGCCGCACATCCTCATGCGTTTCTTCACGGTGAAGGATGCAAAGACGGCCCGTTCATCCGTCGTCTATGCGGTCTGGATCATCGGCATTTTCTATGTCCTTACGATCTTCCTCGGGTTCGGGGCCGCCAAGTTCGTCGGCTCGAAAGCGATCATTGCTGAAAATGCCGCCGGCAACATGGCTGCACCGATGCTCGCCGGTGTGCTCGGCGGGGATGCCTTGGAGTCATTCGTTGCGGCTGTAGCATTTGCCACGATCCTTGCCGTTGTCGCAGGGCTCGTGCTCTCGGGTGCATCCGCCATTGCGCATGATCTGTATGGAGAAATCATCATGAAAGGCAAAGTGACGGAGAAACAGCAGGTGCGCGCAGCCCGTATCGCCGCCATCAGCGTCGGTGTCCTGTCAATCTTGCTGGCACTTGGTTCGGAAAAATTGAACGTCGCATTCCTCGTGTCGCTCGCATTCTGTATCGCAGCGTCCGCGAACGTACCGACTCTGCTCATGACGATCTATTGGCGTAAGTTCAACACGACAGGCGCAGTGGCGTCCATGCTGACCGGCCTTATCACGGCATTGGTGCTCGTCGCGGTCAGTCCGAACGTCATCAATCCGGTGCCGGGCGCAGCGTTCTTCGTCGGCGAACCGCTCTTCCCGTTCATCAACCCGGCAATCATCTAAATCCCGGCCGGCTTCCTGGCTGCGGTCATCGGCACATATGTCGGTGCAAAGAAGCAGGAAGCGGAGGAAGTGTCCTACGCGGAGGTCCGGTTCAAAGCGGAAACCGGCTACCGCGGATTGTAAATCGTTTCCTCGTTTTTCCTAAAAGCCCGGTGGTCTGTCTTGCAGGCAGACCGCCGGGCTTTTTTGTCTGTATTCCCGGCAAAGATGAGTGGGAATTGTGAAGTTATGAGCGCAACGTGACAGTTTATGAGCGGAATCCCATGTTTATGATCACTTTCAAGGATTTATGAGCATAATCCCATATTTATGATCACTTCCCCCGGTTTATGAGCGGAACGGCACCATTTATGAGCACTTTCCCGCTTTGCCGCAACTGATTCCTCTGCCGCCAGACGCAAAAACCGTTCCCCAGGCAGGGAACGGTTTTCATCCGATACGCTTATGCTGTTGTCCGCTCGGTCATGAACGTCATGATGACGAACAGCGCGAAGGCGATCAGCAGGATCGTACCGCCGACGATGTAGAAGATGAGAGCGAATGTCGGGTTGATATTGAATGGCTGGATGAACTGCAGCCACATACCGGCTGTCAGACCGATGGCGCCGATGATGGCGGTCCAGCCGTGGACGGCCACCAACTTTTTGGCGCGCACCCTGTATATTTTGTAGAAGACTCCCCACGAAAACATCGACAGCCAGCCGACGAGCAGAATGTGCGCGTGGATCGGTTTGAACGCGTACGAACCCGAACCCGCCATATGAGAACCTAATACCGTTCCGATCAATCCGAAAATCGCTGCAATCCTGATTAAACGCATACTCCATTTCTCTTGCATGCTGCATTCCTCCTGTGCCGTTCTGATTACTTCCATCATACAACCTGAAGATGAACGCAACATGTACAGTACATTACAGTTTCGGCAGTGTGACTGTGAATGTCGTTCCGTTCCCTTTTTCACTGGTCACATCGATCGTTCCGCCGTGGAGCTCGACGACCTGCTGCACGATAGAGAGACCGAGCCCAGTCCCTTCTGCCGCCTGTGTCCGGGAGTCGTCTTCGCGGTAGAACCGGTGGAAGATCCGTTCCATGTTCTCCGGCGCGATGCCGATGCCTGAGTCGCTGATGGTGACAACCACCTTCTCTTCTCCTGCAGCAAGGGATACGTCCACCGTCCCATACTTGTCCGTGTATTTCAACGCATTCGACAGGATGTTTTCCCAGACCTTTTCAAGGAACGACGGATCCCCCGTCAACTCAGCCTCTTCCACGTCCATGGATAACGAAATCTGCTTCTCTTCCAACAGCCACCGGTATTTGCGCACTGTCTCCTTCAGCTGCTCACTCACACTGTACTGCACCGGTTTCAGCGGGCTCATCATCTGATCGAGCGATGTCAGCAGCAGCAGCTGTTTCGTCAGCGACGACAGCCGGTCCGTCTCCGATTGGATGACTTTCGCATAGCCCGCCCGTTCACCCGCCGGCAGGGATTCGTCTGCAAGCAGTTCGGCATATCCTCTGATATTCAGCAGAGGCGACTGGAAATCATGCGACACATCGCTGATGAATCGCTTCCGGATTCTGTCGTTCTCACTGAGACGCTCCGTCATCCTTTGGAAACTTTCCGCAAGCTGCCCGATCTCGTCTTTCTGATCGATATTCAGGATTGGACTGAATTCCTCATTCCCGACCCGCCTCGTCGCAAGCGTCAGCTGGGTGATCGGCCGGATGAGCCGCTTCGCAACGATGAGCATTGCCAGCAGGCTGGTGATGGCCATGACGATCACCATACCGCCGAGCAGGGAATGCACTTCCGTGAACAGCAGTTTGATATCTGGACGCAGGAACAGCGCATAGTCCCTGCCCTCATACGTAAATGGGACGCCGACCGTGTTCGCGGTTTCGTCCGAGAAGAAACCGGTCACGAACGTTTCGGTCGGAAACTCACGCATCCCATGGTAGTCGTCTCCTGCCAACACCTTTTCCACTTTCTCCGGCGCCAAGTTCTCCAGACGGAACGCCTGTCCGAACCGCTCCGTCTTTCCATCCGCACCGGCCAGCAGCAGTTTGTATCCTGTCCCAGCCTCCATCTCCAGAAAAACCCGCAGATCCGGCGGTTCCATCTCTTTGATGTAGTCCGCCATCTGCTTGGCGATCCGCATGTTCTTCTCGTCGTTCGATCCTTTGAGATTCTGGTGGTAGTACGTATTTACTGCCAGGAATGCAGTCAGGGCGCTGAATGTCATGATGGCTGCGGTATATAAAAGGAATTTCCCATACAGGGACCTCATGGCAGAGGG comes from Sporosarcina trichiuri and encodes:
- a CDS encoding DUF485 domain-containing protein: MTVGLKESGVRVTEELPRTTDGKLDYERTIETPEFKRLVRKKNRFITPYTAAFFVIYLMLPILTSYTNILETRAVGWMTWTWVYAFRLFAMVWVFTQIYVKKARDFDKDVDQIIEKHVQE
- a CDS encoding ABC transporter ATP-binding protein produces the protein MLKLTNISIAYPGKVVLDRIDFTAGKGEIIGVAAPNGTGKTTLFNIIANYTKPDSGQVLFDGKHSYRSEREEVAIHRQLTTFPEQGDLFEELTGTAHLKLYASMWQHSSKQVPAIIERLQMGHYVKKKVKTYSLGMRQRLCFAMMMAADTPVMLMDEVMNGLDIANVALISDCLMQMKEEGKLIFVASHLLENLDLYADRVIFLKDGVIVHEQKLTGERDLFLKAEMAPDQYNLLAESLALPQDHLYIARHLLCIPLNGLSMPDQVQWIEKLLTQGTAKLTIGPLGTVEYYENYYA
- a CDS encoding sensor histidine kinase, whose product is MRSLYGKFLLYTAAIMTFSALTAFLAVNTYYHQNLKGSNDEKNMRIAKQMADYIKEMEPPDLRVFLEMEAGTGYKLLLAGADGKTERFGQAFRLENLAPEKVEKVLAGDDYHGMREFPTETFVTGFFSDETANTVGVPFTYEGRDYALFLRPDIKLLFTEVHSLLGGMVIVMAITSLLAMLIVAKRLIRPITQLTLATRRVGNEEFSPILNIDQKDEIGQLAESFQRMTERLSENDRIRKRFISDVSHDFQSPLLNIRGYAELLADESLPAGERAGYAKVIQSETDRLSSLTKQLLLLTSLDQMMSPLKPVQYSVSEQLKETVRKYRWLLEEKQISLSMDVEEAELTGDPSFLEKVWENILSNALKYTDKYGTVDVSLAAGEEKVVVTISDSGIGIAPENMERIFHRFYREDDSRTQAAEGTGLGLSIVQQVVELHGGTIDVTSEKGNGTTFTVTLPKL
- a CDS encoding catalase, whose protein sequence is MDNRFSDEHDKSVTNRKLEQLEEFRIQNTGNPLTTNQSLKRSNDEDQLKAGVRGPTLRQDYEFFEKMTHFVKEPIPERKVHARGYGAHGEFECYKSMKQYTKAGFLQEEGKKTPVFVRFSTVQGPRGSKDTARDLRCKGVKFYTEEGNYDLTTIDMPVLINQDAMKFPDALHAYQPEPRTGMPTAAGAHDNFWDYVANNQEALHMTLWVMSDRGILRSYRMMESWSINTYLLVNEQGVATFVRFVWKPILGTHSLLQDEAQKIGGIDPDYHRRDLREAIDRGAYAEYELGVQLLSQEDEFKFDFDILDPSKFWPEELIPVQLIGKMTLNRNVDNEFAELEQVAFNPANVVPGIDFSNDPVLQGRLMAYQSAQYHRLGSANFQDLPINRPLCPFTNNTRKGFMRYRIDVDQTNYHKNSISDNTPYTVPPEEGGYASYPKKVEGHVIRARSKSFDDFFTQPRIFWNSLTPVEKQHMIEALSFQLGCVQSESVRQQNVDILVKVDKEMANIVADNIGVNRPSGSHVPVSTKYPSLSQASTPKYAYSQKVGVLITNGFDTEAVKKTLDVLEKYGVFVVIISETLGTVTGSDGTKLKVDETFLTTSPYLMDSLYIVGGTPKNADKFNYDMNEYINVAYKHYKPIGVASTGRAFIRKSAQNNMAGVVFADNNPDFGEEFVAAVAQQRFFDRT